A single Saccopteryx bilineata isolate mSacBil1 chromosome 11, mSacBil1_pri_phased_curated, whole genome shotgun sequence DNA region contains:
- the LOC136315063 gene encoding LOW QUALITY PROTEIN: eukaryotic translation initiation factor 4 gamma 2-like (The sequence of the model RefSeq protein was modified relative to this genomic sequence to represent the inferred CDS: substituted 2 bases at 2 genomic stop codons) translates to MPPQFSKKGQLNADEISRRPAQSFLMNKNQVPKLQPQITMILPSAQPPRTQTPPLGQTPQLGLKTNPPLIQEKPAKTSKKPPPSKEELLKLTETAVTEYLNSANANEAVNGVREMRAPKHFLPEMLSKVIILSLDRSDEDKEKASSLISLLKQEGIATSDNFMQAFLNVLDQCPKLEVDIPLVKSYLAQFAARAIITELVSISELAQPLESGTHLILFLLCLQQLAKXQDXEWLTELFQQSKVNMQKMLPEIDQNKDRMLEILEGKGLSFLFPLLKLEKELLKQIKLDPSPQTMYKWIKDNISPKLHVDKGFVNI, encoded by the exons ATGCCACCTCAGTTTTCTAAGAAAGGACAGCTTAATGCAGATGAGATTAGCCGGAGGCCTGCTCAGTCATTCCTAATGAATAAAAATCAAGTGCCAAAGCTTCAGCCCCAGATAACTATGATTCTTCCTAGTGCACAACCACCACGCACTCAAACACCACCCCTGGGACAGACACCTCAGCTTGGCCTCAAAACTAATCCACCACTTATTCAAGAAAAGCCTGCCAAGACCAGTAAAAAGCCACCGCCCTCAAAGGAAGAACTTCTTAAACTAACTGAAACT gccgtgACTGAATATCTGAATAGTGCAAATGCAAATGAAGCTGTCAATGGTGTAAGAGAAATGAGGGCTCCTAAACACTTCCTTCCAGAGATGTTAAGCAAAGTGATCATCCTGTCACTAGACAGAAGTGatgaagataaagaaaaagcaagttcTTTGATCAGTTTACTGAAACAGGAAGGGATAGCCACAAGTGACAATTTCATGCAGGCTTTCCTGAATGTATTGGACCAGTGCCCCAAACTGGAGGTTGACATCCCCTTGGTGAAATCATACTTAGCACAGTTTGCAGCTCGTGCCATCATTACAGAGCTGGTGAGCATTTCAGAACTGGCTCAACCCCTGGAAAGTGGCACCCATTTGATTTTATTCTTACTTTGTCTTCAGCAACTAGCTAAATGACAAGATTGAGAGTGGTTAACAGAACTTTTTCAACAAAGCAAGGTCAATATGCAGAAAATGCTCCCAGAAATAGATCAAAATAAGGATCGTATGTTGGAGATTTTGGAAGGAAAGGGACTGAGTTTCTTATTCCCACTCCTCAAATTGGAAAAGGAACTGTTGAAGCAAATAAAGTTGGATCCATCCCCTCAAACCATGTATAAGTGGATTAAAGATAACATCTCTCCCAAACTTCATGTAGATAAAGGATTtgtgaacatc